The following nucleotide sequence is from Nitrosopumilus adriaticus.
AAAATAAAACAATTTGATCCAGATGCAAACGTTGTATTAATCACTGCCTTTTCTATGGATGAAAAAAAACACTTGAAGGCAAAAAGCATGTTTCTACTTGGAACAATCCACAAACCCTACTCATTTGAGCAACTCGAAGAGATTGTTCTCAAGTATGCATAATTAATAGAATCTCTATTTTTAGCACTATACTTTTTCTAATTTTTTTAATCTGCTAAATCTCGTGTTGTAGAACTTGATGGCTTCATTGACAAACCCGTAATACCATTTTGCTATGTTTTTATCTTCTTGAATAATTTTCTTCCATTGCTTTATTTCCAATGATGAATGCTTTGATGATGTTCTAAATCTTGCAGGTACAAGCAAATTAGTGTAAAACCAAAATGATATTTGGTTTGCCAAATCTTCTTCATCTATCTGCTCGAAATTATTTTGATATTTTACATTCAAGTATGTCATTAATTCATAAACAGGAAAATTTGAAATCTTTGCTATCTGGATGTTATCCATGAATAACCCTGCAGCCAAATTCTTTAGTCTATAAACCTCGTTTCCTATGTTTGATTTTAGATATTCCCATTTGCCAAAAACCATTGGAAGAATATCTGAATATTTTTCAGCAATTTTATCAATTTGCTTATCTGTCAAATCTAAAACATCTAAACAATATAAAATTCCGTGTAGAGATAATCTGTATTGATCTGCAGGTGCCTTGACATGGCTCTTTCCATCTTTTACTACTAAACCTGATTCTAATAATCCGATTGTGTGTTTCCCTCTTGCCATTCTTCCTAGAAGAAGTCTTCTGTATTCTTTTTCCTTTGTTCTGATTCCACTTGAATCATCCAGATGTGTTTTTGCAATTCCCCATGTGGTAAGAGTGCCATTTAGTCCAAGTATTTCTAACATTCTTTGTACATTTTCGTGATGCTTTGTGCCCTGCTTTTTTCTAAAAGAGTAAGCTCCAAACAATCTTTGGGCCGTAGGTCTAGTGTACATTTTGTATGCGTGAAGATTACCGTAGACTGTTCCCTGTTCATTAGAAGGCATGCCACAAGTTGTTGGGCATAGTCAAATAATAACTATTCTCAAATCATTTAACATGCAAAGTCTAACTTTGAAACAAGGGCAATCTGAGCCTAAAACAAGTCTGGTAGAAACACCAGTAAAAGAAAGAGAAAAAATTCGACCTGAAATATTGTCTCTGCAAAACACGTCTGCAATGGATGTAATGGGATTATCATGGATATTTGTTGAGGATGATTACAGTTGATCCGAGAACTGATTTCTGCCATTTCAAAAAATATGAAAAAAGATAATTCGATTAAATTTGATTCAGAAATACTGGAATCATTCAAGTGAAAAAAATGAAGAATAACTTCCTGATGCATTTTTTAATTTTTACTGGATCATATGATTCAAAATTCTGTAATGACTCATACCCAATGTTTATCAGTAAACCTGACAAAATATCGACATGATACAACATAAGAAAATTTTTTCAATATTTCTTTCTATTTTAATCCTAAGCGGTAGTATTTCCCTTGCTAGTTTTTCTAATGTTGAAGCACAAACATCCTATCTTTATGTCTCAGCTTCAAATCCTTTATCTCAAAACCGTGTTGCTGGTCCACAAGTAATAGAAGTTGTAGTACGTGATCAAAATATTTCTGATACTGGTAAAGGACTGGGAGAACCTGATGTTACAATTAATGGAAAAGATTTGCGAATGACTCAGGCTACAGATGGAAATTGGTATGGTTATTTTTCTGATAGGCGACAAGCTCAGATTGCAGATAGCACAGTTGGTCTTACTGGAAAAGGACTTGACTTTGGAACCTTCTGTTCTAGAAATACTTCTGTCCTTGGAGTTTCTGTATCGGATACTGAAGGCATTGCAATTCCTGTAAGTGGTTCAGGCATTGGAGGTGAAAACGGCATTAACCCTCCTAATCAAATCACACAAGATTGTTCTTTGTCTTCACCCTACACAAAAAATTCGATGAATGTTGTAAGACAAGCAAAGGCAATGAATCCTGGAAACAGCATTGTCAAACTTGGACAAATTGGATTGACCTCTCAAGATCTGTGGCCATTTATTCAACTCTATGATTTTTCAAAAGGAGGAAACATAGAAATTCAATACAATAGGGGCGGTGGACCACAAAAGACTACTCTAACTTTTGACACTTCTGAAAAACTAGTCAAACATGAATTAGACAGGTCAACTTATCCAAGATCATCTGATGTTAATCTAAAAATAACAGATCTAACGCTTAACATTGATCCTACTGATGAAGATTCATGGTCATTTGGAACTTCATCAAGTCCATCTACATACTATTTACTTTATGAAGAATCCGGAAAAGTAGATTCTGATGGAACATCCGGCGCTGTTGATTTGGTGCCTTATCTCAGCTCTATGATGTTCAAAGACAATGGAATTCTAAAAATTAATCCTAGTACTCAGGGACAAGCAAATGTCATTACCATAAGAGACAATGATAATTCTGCAACAAACGGTGATGGTGAAATTGACATCTCCCTTATCTCAACATCAGCTGGCTCAATTGGGGCTGGCAAACAACCAGTAACAATAACTGAAACATCTCCCAATAGTGGAATTTTTACTACCTATGATCCAAACAATGATTCTGTCCTGATCACAACTCAAAATGCACAAAGAGGAACATCTGCAACAATTGAATACAACAAAAAACCTGTAACTCTGCTAATTGGATTTGGCAAGGGTGTCATATCACTTGATGAAACATTGAAAGGAACTGAATGGAATTCTGGTGAAGAGATGCCCGTAATTTTGATTGATTCTGATTCAAACAAAAATAATCTTGAAAAAGAGGATCTGGATTTGTTTAATCCTTTCTACAAGGCAATCCCTGCTCTGAGTACCGGTGATCCATTTACTTTGGGTGAAAGCGGCGTTGGCGATACAACAAAAATAAAATCTTCTTTTCTCTCAGGGTTTACTCTTACTCCCGTGTCTAACAAGTTTACTTTGTCCTCCTCAACTTTGGGAACAACTACGACCACATCAGTTGAAAAATTCAGTGACAGAGCACGAATTGATCCGACTACAACAACCAATGCAAATGCACTGGTAATAGATCTTAAAACTCCAATCAAGGAACTTTATGGTTCAATTAACAATCCATTTGATCCTGCAAAAAAATTCAAAGGATTAAACATGTTTAACTATGATATTCGTTCTTTGAACAATACAATACAGAATGTCGATGTTTATCTGTTAGTTAATGAATTGTCTTCTGACATTCTTGATTCTTCTGGAAATCCTGTAAATAATTTATCTGCAATAAAGATTGTATCTGATACTCGACTTCAAAATTTAATTAATCTAAATTCTACACAACAAGTTTCTAATCCTCAAACCCTTCATTCAAATTTATTTTCTCAATCTTACACTGGAAATGAGCCAATTGGATTGATGTTTACTTTTACTCCAATTCAAAACATTGGTATGGAAACTAGGCCTATAGTTGCTGATTTCTTTTCATATGGAATTCTAAATGATGGTCTTACAAAACAACAACGAATTGCAAATCAAATTGTACGTGTCGAAATGGAGGAATTGACAAAGGACTCTGGAAAGTTTAGGGGAAGTCTGGAATATATCATGCTAAACCAATTGAATATCTTTAATCCTGCAACATATGAAAAAATCAATCCAATTGATGACGAACCCATCTTTCTTGTAATTGATGAATTAAAAGGAAATGATGCTCCAAGAATTAATTTTAATGACTTGGGTTCTGATGGGGTACTAACTGCAATCTCAGACCAACAAGACGTACTTTCACATATGGGTATTGTAATTTTGTCAATAAAGTCATTCAAGCCTGGTGATACAGTTGGTGTGACGTTGCTTGACAAGGATCTAAATGTGGATTCAGACCTTGTTGATATCTATACCGTAGTTGATCCATCAAAATTTCCCAATGATGTGGCATCTGATACAGTCGGACTGCCAAATTTGGGAATGATGAAAAATGAGCCTTTTGGACAGCTATTGGAAATAACATTTGATGATGAACGTTGGTTAAAATCTACAGTCCCTTCTAATGGTAAATCATGCTCTGCAATTTCTGGAAGTGACGGGTTAGCTTCAACTGGATTTACTCTAGTTGAAACTGGACGGAAAACTGGGGAATTTGTCGGATCATTTAAGATTCCCTCTCAGTACTGCTCAAGAAATGATGGTGGTATAGTAAAATCTACAACAGGGGTGGACATTGGTGCAAGATACTATGATTTTCGAGGAACATCTAGTCAAGCTGCAGTAACCAGTGCTAGTGCAACTGTTGGTGCAACAAGTGGTTTGGTAAAACTGGATAGAAGTAGCTATCCAGTACCTGTGGGCTCTATTTCAGACTTTTTTGATACGGGAAAATCTTCCTCAACAAGACCTGATGGGCATTCTATCTTTCCTTTCCATCTAACTGCAATTACTAAAAATGGTGATACAAAGGCAATTGATTCTGGAGAAGAACTAGGACCCCAAGACACAATTCTTTATGTTCAAATTCATGATGCAGACTATAATCTCTCACCAAATGGGGAAGATACAATTTCACAAAACATTGTTGGGTCAAACGGACCAGTAAAAGTTTTGGTTACTCGCGGAACATCTAGCTTGCTTTTGGCTACAGCTGGCGGTGAAGAAGCAAAACAAGGAGTCATCACAACTGGAAAGAATACAAAAAGCGGAATTACTAGAGAACTAGGTCCAATTTTGGAGACTGCTCCAAGCTCTGGAATATTTCAGTTTAAACTCCCTCTGCGATACAGTGATGGACCGTCATCGACAAAATGTCCTCCTACAACCACATTCACAAAATTGGATAATACTAAAACTGGCGTTCTGTCACGATTTGATGCATCTCCCTCTACTGGGAATTACTGTATTTTGAAAGGCGATGTGATTACAGTAGAATACTCTGATCAAACCGATGCATCTGGTTCTCCAAGAACAGTAACTGGTTCTGCGGCATTTGATCTAAGGATAGGCTCTCTACAGTCCGATAAATCTTCATACATTATTGGACGTGATGTGATACTGACTTTGATTGATCCTGATCTTAATTTTGACTCTAAAAAGGCTGAAACACATTCACTTGATGTTTTAGAATGGGACTCCGATGATGCTAGGGTGACAATGGGTAATCTTGGAGGTGCAATTACTAAAAATGGAAAAATTTTCGATTCACAGCCATTTGGTCTTCGTGAAACAGGCGACTCTACGGGAATATTCCAAACCATTCTTAAAATTCCATCTGAAATTAATAACAAACCCGTAGATAGAGATGAAACAATTGAGATTACGTATACTGATTGGGGCACTTCTGGCTCTGACTTTGTAGGTAAGACAGACCAGAAGGTAGAACTCAAATTCTATACTTCTAATTTACAATCCTTGATTACACTAGATAAGAAAGTATACTCTTGGACAGAAAAAGTCTACATTACAATTGTTGCACCTGATCATAATTTTGATGAATACAAAATTGATCCAATAGGTCAAAATGAAAAAAATGAAATCAAGATATCTACTAGATCAAACAAGCTTTCACAATACAAACTTGTAGAGACTGGTACTGATACTGGAATATTTACAGGCGAAGTCATACTTACAGGATTCAAGCATGATGCTGATGGTAATCCTAGAACTGGCGATATAGACGGCATTGATACAATGCCTAGAACAGAACCTAAAAGTAAAGGGGGGCCGACAAATGGATTTTTAGAATCTAAACATGATGATGGGCTAACTGTGTCATTCAAATTCAATGACCGAGAAACAACAACCTCCTCAGCTCTGATTAGATGGAATATTGGTGCTGTAGAATGGATTCAGGGTGTAACCTCATCTAATGGTATTGGTGTGATTAGGGTTATTGATCCAGACATGAATCTAAATCCTGAAACAGTAAATACATTTACAATTGATGTGTGGTCTGATTCCGATCTTGGTGGGATAGATCTTACAGTAATTGAAACAGGGCCTGCAACTGGTATATTTGAAGGACAAGTCATATTGACCAGTAAGGACCAATCTTCTGGAAATAAACTTCGAGTATCTGATGGGGATACCATTACAGCAAAGTATGAGGACCATACGTTGCCAAAACCATATTCTACTGCAGATGAGCTAAAGATTTCAGCAACTGCATATGTGGGTCCAATCATTCCTCCTTTAGAGCGTATTCCAATATCCAATCCTAGAACTGTTGATTCTTTTGGAAATGTGCTAAATGATGTTTATGTTGATCAACAAGTCCAAATCACTGCAAATCTATTAAACAAAAATATTGCAAACCAACCTTTTACCTATCTGGTTCAAATTAATAACTCTACAAACTCTGTGGAATCCCTATCATGGATCACTGGAACTTTGTTAGAGGGTCAATCATTTTCCCCCTCTGTATCTTGGATTCCTGACAGTTCTGGAAAATACACTGCAACAATTTTTGTTTGGCAAACTCTTAGCAATCCTGTAGCTTTGAGTCCTCCAATCAAACTGGATATGATGGTAATTGAAAATTAAATAATTACATATAAGTTTTATTTGTATTGATAAATTTACAATTAATCTGAGATTTTAAACTGTTGTAATTTTAATGTCATCGAACAACTCTTCAGCTCTTTTGATAATTTTTTTGTCATCTGCATTAGGATCTGCAGATATTAGTACCAAATTATCTCCAATTGGAACACTGATGATTAGTTGTTTTGTTCTTCTTGATGCAATATAGTCAATTGGTCCTAATACATCATCTAGCTCTTTTCTCATCTTAAAGTCTAACTGCATCTGCATGTATGTCATTGAAATTTTTTCTTCTTCTATGAGAGGTGTTTTTCCTTTTTTGAATCCGCCCGCAACTAATCTTCCTAATTCATTTATCACTCCTACATGCCTTACGTTCTCATCTTTTGATAATTCATCACAGGCGTTATCTAATTTTGTGATATCCTCAGGTGATAATAATGCCATATTGATGTGGATTTGCTACTCTAATTTTAGGATTATTCATCATCATCTCCGTTGAAAAGTTTTCTCCTTTTCTTACGAACCATTGCACCCTACTCTTTTTTGAGTAACAAATTTTTGCCAGAGTTCCTTCATAACTATCTTAAAATTCTGAATATATTGATGTGGAAATGGAATTTCTGCTATGTGTTTGTTTGTTCTGGTTTTCTATTAAGGGAGTGAATTTTTGATTTTATTTTGATAATTCTAATCTAGCTGCACTCCTCTAAGAATTAGTCATGTGGTTGACTTCATAAGCATATATAATCAAGTAATTTTACTACTGTGTGGGTCTTTCCAATTCTGTTCTGTTAGGATTAAAAATTTTTCAGCCAAATTCAATCACTGGTAAGACGCTGGAATTTTTTGAATTTTTAAAATATGAGACAAAACCATTTCGAACTGATTCATCTCTATCAAAAGAGATTTTGTATGGGACAATTCCTAAAAGTAGCAAAATAAAACAAACCAAAACAGCAAAGACTCAAACAAAAAAACAATTTGAAGAATTTCTAAAGAATCTTGATAAAACACTTATGATTAAAAATTCTGATGAAGATCTTTCAGAAATTAAATGGGATGAAATTGATGATTTTTGTAGTTTACTTCGTTTGATTGAACGAAGTGATGAAAGAAAAGTTCGGTGGGCACTGTATAATCAATTTGTATCTGGAAATACTAAAATCACAATTGATACCTTGTCTAAATTACTAAAAGAATTTAAAATTAATAATTTGGAAAAGGTTCTAAATAAAATACTAAAATCTGAAACATTATCTGGCTTGGATGCAGAATTTGATGGAACTGCATTTACAATTAAACATCAACTTGGAGACAAACTTGTGTCTCATTATTTAGCTGATGCTATTGAAGAACCCTCTAGAAGATCTCCTGGTGAATTAGAAAAAGAAATTCTTGCATTGATTGATGAAGGCTCTTACTCTAACCAGGAAATTTCTCAAGCTTTAATGATTGATGAAGGACTTGTATCAAGAACAATTTCAAAACTACGTGATCAGGATAAAATTGTCTTATCTAGTTTTGGTCAACGTGGAATAAGATACTTTACCACAAATTGTGACAACTGCCCATTTGGAACAACAAAATCATCATGTAGAAAAGAAGCATTATCTTTTATCATTTCTGCCTTCATGAAAGATTATGATGTAGATCTTACTACAAAAGATTTTGATTCTGTAGAATCCAATCAGGCTCTTCTGAAAATTAAGCGAATTATCATGATGGCAAGAAAAGAAAAGAACACAAAACTAGAGCGCAATTTAAGCGAGAATCTTGATGACGTTCTTTCAAAAGTAGTTGACAAATTTATTGACATTGAATATCCTGATAAAAAATACCCAAATCTACCTGAAATCAATCTCAAAGTACCATCAAATATAGCAAATCTTCCCATATTGTATCAATTAGGGTTAAGAAAAGGTGCCCAGGGCGGAATTAGGTTAATGGATGAGATGCTTCACCTAGTATCAAAATCAATCAGCAAAGAAGACCGTGTAAAAATAAAAAAACATTCCTTGGTTGAGGCTAACAAGTTTCTACAGTATCTGGGACTGGACCGTAGAGATTCTAATTGATTAAATTCTAAACATGTGCAATTCGTAACTGGTTTTTATAGTTGAATAACAAAGAAGTCTTGTGAAATTAACAGGTTTATTCGTATTATTTCTAGTTGCCATACTATTTTCAAGTCCTTTAGTGTCTCAATCTTTTGCTGATGTCATTCCTCCAAAACAACAGATGAAACTCGATTACACTGCAGAACAAATTATCTGCGCTGAAGGCCTAGTCAAGATAACAAAAGCATCTTCTGGAAATGTGTCTTGTGTAAAACCTGAATCTGCTGAGAAATTATCTCAAATGGGATGGGCTAAAAAACTCACCGACCAAAATCTTGAAGAAATTAAAACAAAAAAAGTTACTAAAGGACAGGCTGCTGGAACAATAAATAAACTGTTTACTGTGAAACAATTATCTCCTTCTAAAACATCTGCTACTTCAACTAGCATTTCAGGATATGCATTTATTTTTGATGCATGTGCTAATGATAAAGTAATTCGTACACCTGAAATTTATGTGACATCTGATAGTGAGACTAAACAAGTAAAACTTGGAAGTATGATTAATGCAAACTCTTGCTATACTTCATCTGTTCTAATAAAAGCTGCAAATCCTGAATCTATAACTGCAAAATTATTGAATAAAGGTGGAATATCTGAAAAAATTTCTTCTCTAGAAACTAAAGTTGCTGATTTAAAATCTCAAATAAAAACTCTAAAACAAACTCTTCCAAAAACAGAAGAAAACCCAAATCCTGAAACAATTAACAACATTATCTCACTTAAAAAAGAACTCAATGATGTTCAAGATCAACTAAGAAGATATTTGGTAGCCTTGTATGTTCCTCCAAATGTCAAAGTATCAAAAATTGATTTTCCTAAATCCATAACTGGACAACCTCTTACTGGAATGACGACTAATCTCATATCTGTATCTGAATCTGTTGTAGTGCCAGTTTCCAGCAATCCTGATTTAAAAAGATTTAACGTCGTCTTTGAAGCGTGTTCGGGTATGGAACCTATACGTGTGCCAGTAATTACAGTAGACTCTGATTCTGATTCAGTTGATGTGAAACTTATTGATAGAATTATCCCTGAATCATGTCAAGTTGGCATTGGTAAAATTAATGCAGTAGATTCAGATACAATAATTGTCAG
It contains:
- a CDS encoding DUF6659 family protein, which produces MALLSPEDITKLDNACDELSKDENVRHVGVINELGRLVAGGFKKGKTPLIEEEKISMTYMQMQLDFKMRKELDDVLGPIDYIASRRTKQLIISVPIGDNLVLISADPNADDKKIIKRAEELFDDIKITTV